A window from Pangasianodon hypophthalmus isolate fPanHyp1 chromosome 4, fPanHyp1.pri, whole genome shotgun sequence encodes these proteins:
- the myadmb gene encoding myeloid-associated differentiation marker homolog, translated as MPVVFRSSPLMWSRVAAMVFACVAFSVALYGAQVKHGTGDWCVFCWSFSFAGTLLILLVEICGLQSRAPVSWKNFPITFACYASLLCLSASIIFPLFFLKGYGGREEYVNCRIVSTVFSCLATLAYFSEVSLSKARPGEVSGYMATAPGILKVCETFIACVIFVFISDPVSYNQNAATKWCLSVYCICFILSAAIIIMCIAEWTGLLPVSFPRFLSIYALLAVAMYLSATIIWPIYKFDDKHGGNSHRPNECGSYQGLCPWDKTLAIAVLTALNFLLYLADLIYSARLVFVTV; from the coding sequence ATGCCAGTGGTGTTCCGCTCCTCCCCGCTGATGTGGTCGCGGGTGGCGGCCATGGTGTTTGCGTGTGTGGCATTTAGCGTAGCTTTGTATGGCGCACAGGTGAAGCATGGTACCGGAGACTGGTGCGTGTTCTGTTGGAGCTTCAGCTTTGCCGGGACGCTACTGATCCTCCTGGTGGAGATCTGCGGCCTACAGTCTCGTGCTCCTGTCTCCTGGAAGAACTTCCCCATTACCTTCGCCTGCTATGCCTCTctactctgtctgtctgcttccATCATCTTCCCTTTATTCTTTCTGAAAGGCTATGGGGGACGTGAGGAATACGTCAACTGCCGCATCGTCTCCACTGTCTTCTCCTGCCTTGCTACACTCGCCTACTTCAGCGAGGTCAGCTTGAGCAAGGCGCGCCCAGGCGAGGTGTCCGGCTACATGGCTACAGCGCCAGGTATTCTGAAAGTCTGTGAGACCTTCATCGCCTGTGTCATCTTCGTTTTCATCAGCGATCCGGTGTCTTATAACCAGAACGCAGCAACAAAATggtgtctctctgtctactGCATCTGCTTCATCCTGTCAGCGGCCATCATCATTATGTGCATCGCTGAGTGGACTGGACTGCTCCCAGTTTCCTTCCCACGTTTCCTGTCCATCTACGCTCTGCTCGCCGTAGCGATGTATCTCTCCGCCACCATCATCTGGCCCATTTACAAGTTTGATGATAAACATGGAGGGAACAGCCACCGGCCGAATGAGTGTGGCTCCTACCAGGGGCTCTGTCCATGGGATAAGACTTTAGCCATTGCTGTCCTCACTGCGCTAAACTTCCTGCTGTATCTTGCAGACCTGATCTACTCAGCCAGGCTAGTCTTCGTTACGGTTTAA